Proteins co-encoded in one Cytophaga hutchinsonii ATCC 33406 genomic window:
- a CDS encoding sensor histidine kinase — protein MKIKTKLTLGVGLLFLLIILLSAVGTRYINALKSDTENILVANYNSLEYARFMLSSLEEQSSQAISTFENNLTKQEANLTETGEKNITTEIRNQYNRYKINRSDSTLLPQIRHGIYKIMDLNMQGIQRKSEIAKSTANKAIFWIAVTGTLCFVIAFTLLINLPSNIANPIKELTESIQQIAEKKYSERVHFEGHNEFGELAKSFNTMAEKLEEYNSSNLAKLMMEKKRIESLINNMYDPVIGLDENLKILFVNEQAIKIIGISQEELIGHYTQELAIKNDLVRTLVQDLMVAENTPSNKAIPIKIYSNNKEGYFEKEILHISVTPTGEQVKQLIGHVIILRNITEYKELDFAKTNFIATVSHEFKTPISSIKMSLQLLENKQIGMLNEEQQNLLESIKEDANRLLKITGELLNMTQVESGNIQLSILPNDPKEILFYAINATKTQAEQKNISLKITAPDNIPHVLADNEKTAWVLINLLSNAIRYSYDNSTIQLAIASRDNKVTISVKDTGQGIASQYKDKIFNRYFRVPGTKKEGTGLGLAISKEFIEAQGGSISVDSEFGSGSTFTIGLLVAGGQ, from the coding sequence ATGAAAATAAAAACAAAACTGACCTTAGGTGTTGGATTATTATTTCTCCTAATCATTTTATTAAGTGCTGTTGGAACCAGATACATCAATGCATTAAAGTCAGATACGGAAAATATTTTAGTTGCAAACTACAACTCTTTGGAGTACGCACGCTTCATGTTAAGTTCGTTAGAAGAACAAAGTTCTCAAGCCATTTCTACATTCGAAAATAACTTAACAAAGCAGGAAGCAAATCTAACAGAAACAGGAGAAAAAAACATTACTACAGAAATACGAAATCAGTATAACCGATATAAAATCAATAGATCAGACAGTACCTTATTGCCACAGATCCGACATGGCATTTATAAAATAATGGATCTGAATATGCAGGGAATTCAAAGGAAAAGTGAAATTGCAAAATCTACCGCCAACAAAGCGATCTTCTGGATTGCTGTTACGGGAACACTCTGCTTTGTGATTGCATTCACCTTATTGATCAATTTACCTTCCAACATTGCAAATCCGATCAAAGAACTTACCGAAAGTATTCAACAGATCGCTGAAAAAAAATATTCCGAACGCGTACATTTTGAAGGTCATAATGAATTTGGTGAACTTGCCAAATCTTTCAATACGATGGCTGAAAAATTAGAAGAATACAACAGCAGCAACCTTGCTAAGCTGATGATGGAGAAAAAACGTATTGAAAGCCTCATTAACAATATGTATGACCCCGTCATTGGCCTGGATGAAAATCTAAAAATACTTTTTGTTAATGAACAAGCGATCAAAATCATTGGCATTTCTCAGGAGGAACTTATCGGACACTATACACAGGAACTGGCAATAAAAAACGATCTCGTACGCACTCTTGTACAAGATCTGATGGTGGCTGAAAACACACCATCAAATAAAGCCATACCTATTAAAATTTATTCAAATAATAAAGAAGGCTATTTTGAAAAAGAGATTCTGCACATCTCCGTTACTCCTACCGGTGAGCAAGTAAAACAATTGATCGGTCATGTTATTATACTGCGGAACATTACAGAATATAAGGAATTGGATTTTGCCAAAACAAATTTCATTGCCACCGTTTCGCACGAATTCAAAACACCTATCTCTTCCATTAAAATGAGTTTGCAATTGCTGGAAAACAAACAGATCGGCATGCTCAATGAAGAACAGCAAAATCTATTGGAAAGTATTAAAGAAGATGCGAATCGTTTGCTTAAGATAACAGGTGAGCTTTTAAATATGACACAGGTTGAAAGCGGAAACATTCAATTATCTATTCTGCCGAATGATCCAAAGGAAATTTTATTTTATGCCATCAATGCCACAAAAACACAAGCCGAACAGAAAAACATCTCACTTAAAATTACTGCTCCGGACAACATACCGCATGTACTGGCCGACAATGAAAAAACAGCGTGGGTGCTTATCAACCTATTATCCAATGCCATTCGCTATTCGTACGACAATTCTACCATTCAATTAGCAATTGCATCGCGTGATAATAAGGTAACGATATCTGTAAAAGATACCGGACAAGGCATTGCGTCTCAATACAAAGACAAAATATTCAACCGATACTTTCGTGTACCCGGAACAAAAAAAGAAGGTACCGGACTTGGCTTAGCCATCAGCAAAGAATTTATAGAAGCACAAGGCGGCTCCATCTCCGTTGATAGTGAATTCGGGAGCGGCAGTACGTTTACGATTGGGTTGTTAGTGGCCGGCGGACAGTAG
- a CDS encoding SDR family oxidoreductase: MDTNNKIALITGGSRGLGKNMALALAQKGIDIILTYHSNQAAANEVVTAIELMGQKAVAFQLDTSNTATFDSFIMQVKDYLKENYSRSNFDFLINNAGTALYSLAAETSEEQVIDIFNIHYKGVFFLTQKALPIMHDGGGIVNISSGLSRITMPGSSVYASMKSAIETYSRYLAKELGDRKIRVNVIAPGAIETDFGGGRVRDNKEINANIAGITALGRVGLPDDIGKVVAFLCTQDAGWVNAQRIEVSGGQAI, from the coding sequence ATGGATACAAATAATAAAATAGCACTGATTACCGGCGGGAGCCGTGGATTAGGAAAAAATATGGCATTGGCATTGGCTCAGAAAGGTATAGATATTATTCTTACCTACCATTCAAACCAGGCAGCCGCCAATGAAGTGGTAACAGCCATTGAATTGATGGGGCAGAAGGCGGTTGCGTTTCAGCTGGACACCAGTAATACGGCAACGTTTGATTCTTTTATTATGCAGGTTAAGGACTATTTAAAAGAAAATTACAGCAGATCCAATTTCGATTTTCTGATCAACAATGCAGGCACCGCGTTGTATTCGTTAGCAGCAGAAACATCTGAAGAGCAGGTAATCGACATCTTTAATATTCATTATAAAGGTGTATTTTTTTTAACGCAAAAGGCATTGCCAATCATGCATGATGGCGGTGGAATTGTAAATATTTCATCCGGCTTGTCGAGAATAACCATGCCGGGGTCATCTGTGTATGCATCTATGAAGAGTGCGATTGAAACCTACTCCCGTTATCTTGCAAAGGAATTAGGTGATCGGAAAATCAGAGTAAATGTGATTGCACCCGGTGCGATTGAAACAGATTTTGGCGGCGGACGTGTACGCGACAACAAGGAAATCAATGCAAACATTGCAGGCATTACTGCTTTGGGACGTGTTGGTTTGCCGGACGATATAGGAAAGGTTGTAGCGTTCTTATGTACCCAGGATGCAGGCTGGGTGAATGCACAACGCATAGAGGTTTCAGGCGGACAGGCAATATAA
- a CDS encoding sensor kinase for the kdp operon, translating to MSEKDKTVQHFLDLIKKSRKGKFKIYIGMSAGVGKSYRMLQEAHALLKNGIDVKIGFIETHNRKETHALLEGLPVVPRRKLFYKGKELEEMDVQAIINLRPEVVIVDELAHTNIEGSKNEKRWQDVIEILEAGINVISAVNIQHIESLNEEVKTITGVEVKERIPDSILTQADEVVNIDLTADELIIRLKEGKIYQEEKIQAALQNFFKSDHILQLRELALKEVASQVERKVETEVTKTHAIKHERFLACISSNDHAAKEVIRKTARLANYYHSKWYVLYIQTPNEHADKIALDKQRHLINNFKLATELGAEIIKVESASVTKMIVSQAIERNITTICIGKPRLNVFKIIWRTNVLNTLFKKLSSNNIDLVILS from the coding sequence ATGAGTGAAAAAGATAAAACCGTTCAGCACTTTCTGGATCTGATCAAAAAATCCAGAAAAGGTAAATTTAAAATCTACATCGGCATGAGTGCCGGTGTAGGTAAATCATACCGTATGCTGCAGGAAGCACATGCCTTACTGAAAAATGGTATTGATGTAAAGATCGGTTTTATCGAAACGCACAATCGCAAAGAAACACATGCGTTGTTGGAAGGTTTACCTGTTGTACCCAGACGCAAATTATTTTACAAGGGTAAAGAATTAGAAGAAATGGATGTGCAGGCCATTATTAATTTACGTCCTGAGGTTGTAATTGTAGATGAACTTGCGCATACCAATATTGAAGGAAGTAAAAATGAAAAACGCTGGCAGGATGTGATCGAAATTTTAGAAGCCGGTATCAACGTCATTTCGGCCGTAAACATTCAGCACATTGAAAGCCTGAATGAAGAAGTAAAAACAATCACGGGTGTTGAAGTAAAAGAACGCATCCCCGATAGTATCTTAACCCAAGCCGATGAAGTTGTAAATATTGATCTTACAGCCGACGAATTGATTATCCGTTTAAAAGAAGGGAAAATATATCAGGAAGAAAAAATACAGGCTGCCTTACAGAATTTCTTTAAAAGCGATCATATTTTGCAACTCCGTGAATTAGCACTCAAAGAAGTAGCTTCTCAAGTAGAACGGAAAGTTGAAACCGAAGTAACGAAAACGCATGCCATTAAACACGAACGTTTTTTAGCGTGTATCAGCAGCAACGATCATGCAGCAAAAGAAGTGATTCGAAAAACAGCACGACTGGCAAATTATTACCATAGCAAGTGGTATGTGTTATATATACAAACACCGAATGAACATGCAGATAAAATAGCACTAGATAAGCAACGCCATTTGATAAATAATTTTAAATTAGCAACCGAATTGGGTGCAGAAATTATTAAGGTAGAAAGTGCTTCTGTTACAAAAATGATCGTAAGTCAAGCCATTGAAAGGAACATCACTACTATTTGTATTGGTAAGCCTCGTTTAAATGTGTTCAAAATTATCTGGAGAACCAACGTATTAAATACGCTTTTCAAAAAGTTATCTTCTAACAATATTGACCTTGTAATTCTATCTTAA
- a CDS encoding porin, which yields MKNTLKVIYVSVGMFIAATHTIQAQVTDQTQKTVSDTIPETKSLKQVTNNITISGYIETYYGYDFSNPDNHTRPGFVYSYNRHNEVNLNLGFIKIAYGTDKIRANIALMTGTYANANLAAEPGVLKNIYEANVGAKISRRKNLWVDAGIFASHIGFESAVGKDCWNLTRSMVADNSPYYESGAKISYTSDNEKWFVSGLVLNGWQRIQRVDGNNMPAFGHQLTYKPTSKITLNSSSFVGSDSPDSTRQMRYYHNLYGIFQLHEKFGVILGFDIGFQQKSKGSSHYNTWFTPVVQARYNVSSKSTIAARLEYYSDVNGVIISSTTPHGFQTYGYSLNMDYKIAENVIWRMEGKAFSSIDKIFILDNKPNNNNYVLTTSLAISF from the coding sequence GTGAAAAACACCCTTAAAGTTATATATGTAAGTGTTGGCATGTTCATAGCTGCAACACATACGATTCAAGCGCAGGTAACAGATCAAACACAAAAGACCGTATCCGATACCATACCTGAAACCAAATCACTAAAGCAAGTAACCAACAATATAACAATATCGGGTTATATCGAAACCTATTATGGATATGATTTCAGCAATCCGGATAATCATACAAGACCAGGTTTTGTATATTCTTATAACAGGCACAACGAAGTAAATCTCAATCTGGGTTTTATAAAAATAGCGTATGGAACAGACAAGATACGAGCAAACATTGCACTCATGACAGGTACCTATGCCAATGCCAATCTTGCGGCTGAACCAGGGGTTTTGAAAAATATATACGAAGCAAATGTTGGTGCTAAAATATCCAGAAGAAAAAATCTCTGGGTTGATGCTGGTATTTTCGCTTCACACATAGGCTTTGAAAGTGCCGTTGGTAAAGATTGCTGGAATTTGACGCGAAGTATGGTAGCTGACAATTCTCCTTATTATGAAAGTGGTGCAAAAATTTCTTACACCAGTGATAACGAAAAATGGTTTGTAAGCGGATTGGTTTTAAACGGATGGCAGCGCATACAGCGTGTTGACGGCAATAACATGCCTGCGTTTGGACATCAACTTACGTATAAACCAACATCAAAAATAACGTTAAATAGTAGTTCCTTTGTAGGTAGTGATTCACCTGACAGCACAAGACAAATGCGCTATTACCATAACCTCTATGGCATCTTTCAGCTTCATGAAAAATTCGGTGTCATACTGGGCTTTGATATTGGATTTCAACAAAAATCTAAAGGAAGCAGTCATTATAATACCTGGTTCACGCCAGTTGTCCAGGCAAGATATAATGTATCATCAAAATCAACGATTGCTGCGCGGCTTGAATATTACAGCGATGTAAATGGTGTGATTATTTCAAGCACTACTCCACATGGCTTTCAAACCTACGGCTACTCCCTTAACATGGATTACAAAATTGCAGAAAATGTAATCTGGCGTATGGAAGGAAAAGCATTTAGTAGTATCGATAAAATATTTATATTAGATAATAAGCCAAACAACAACAATTACGTACTAACAACATCCTTAGCCATTTCTTTCTAA
- a CDS encoding helix-turn-helix domain-containing protein — MAAGKLVRFKTISEYHQSKGLPKPEHPLISVVDYSQMKFSSDSTVSEFYSIAIKRGIGKLMYGQQQYDFDEGIMFFLAPGQILKVTASPDEAAKRTGWILLIHPDFFWNTPLAKKIKQYEYFDYSVNEALHLSDKEETIVTNVIQNIKQEYHSNIDTFSQNIIISQIETLLNYAERFYQRQFITRKKTNHSILEQLETILNNCFNDTLLSDKGLPTVKYISEQLHVSPNYLSGLLRTLTGKNTQQLIHEKLIEKAKEKLSTTNRSVSEIAFELGFEHSQSFSKLFKTKTNQSPLEFRQSFN; from the coding sequence ATGGCAGCGGGTAAACTTGTTCGTTTCAAAACTATCAGTGAATATCATCAATCCAAAGGTTTGCCCAAACCGGAGCATCCGTTAATCAGTGTGGTGGATTATTCGCAAATGAAATTTTCTTCAGATAGTACCGTATCTGAATTTTATTCCATCGCGATCAAAAGAGGTATTGGTAAGCTCATGTATGGGCAGCAGCAATATGATTTTGATGAAGGTATTATGTTTTTTTTAGCACCCGGGCAAATTTTAAAAGTGACCGCTTCGCCAGATGAAGCAGCAAAAAGAACGGGGTGGATCCTGCTCATTCACCCCGACTTTTTTTGGAACACGCCGTTAGCAAAAAAAATCAAACAGTATGAGTACTTTGATTATTCGGTGAATGAAGCATTACACTTATCTGATAAAGAAGAAACCATTGTAACAAATGTTATTCAAAACATAAAACAGGAATATCATTCAAACATTGATACATTCAGTCAAAATATTATTATTTCGCAAATAGAAACGCTGCTCAATTATGCCGAACGCTTTTACCAGCGGCAATTCATTACCCGTAAAAAAACAAATCACAGTATATTAGAGCAGCTGGAAACGATTCTCAATAACTGCTTTAATGATACCTTATTGTCTGACAAAGGTTTGCCAACGGTAAAATATATTTCAGAGCAGCTCCATGTTTCACCAAATTATCTGAGCGGTCTGTTAAGAACATTAACCGGAAAAAATACCCAGCAGCTTATTCACGAAAAACTGATAGAGAAAGCGAAAGAAAAATTGTCAACGACAAACCGCTCTGTCAGTGAAATTGCCTTTGAACTTGGTTTTGAACATTCACAATCCTTCAGCAAATTATTTAAAACAAAAACCAATCAATCTCCCTTGGAATTCAGGCAATCGTTTAACTGA
- a CDS encoding sensor histidine kinase has product MKKNVFFVLVLFLTFCSYSKTIIYQQHSGNIPIGGYSEIFTDPGNTHTIQDVIKTGQFVAANSSTPNLGISPNAFWVKFTIQNQSDADKLLLEYDLPFIDEISVYEVDKDKNEVTGVHTSGDKYNFSNREYDYQNYIFSIAIKKNEIKDIYLFIKSGEQIVLPIMLGSTKSILQANHTKDIIFGIYSGIILVMLFYNLFIYSTLKDSIYLKYVVYITGIGMAQASLMGYSFQYLWPESPLMANQSVYLFSCLASIGALEFVKPFLQIKKHAPLLYKISFLFTFAYILTAILSLTGYFNISYFLVLTNAAWICIYMLLVGIVILKKRYKPALFFLIAWSPMLIGIIISVLKDINLLPANNFTNYTMPAGSALEVILLSFALADRINILKKEKEASQAKVLDALLQNELIIKNQNALLEKKVEERTKELIETNQELSATIADLKQTQTQLVSSEKMASLGQLTAGIAHQINNPINFVVSNVKPLKKDIEDIYELIQKYDNIDPVSSFQNKITEINSFKDEIDYAYLKKEIGSLLKGIEDGAERTADIIQGLTVFSRTDENILKRADITEGINSSVTLLNTQFSESGIELIKNIEPLPLIECFPGKLNQVFMNILNNAVFSIKEHKERKENGQLIITAHADNYTVYISFKDNGMGMPDYVKAKVFEPFYSTKEAGKGAGLGMSIALSIIKDHMGSIKFHTEYGKGSEFIVTLPINYTK; this is encoded by the coding sequence ATGAAGAAAAATGTTTTTTTTGTGCTCGTATTATTTTTAACATTCTGCTCTTATTCAAAAACGATTATCTATCAACAGCATTCAGGTAATATTCCTATAGGAGGTTATTCAGAAATTTTCACAGATCCCGGTAATACACACACCATTCAGGATGTAATCAAAACAGGTCAATTTGTTGCTGCAAACAGTTCTACACCTAATTTAGGAATTTCTCCAAATGCTTTTTGGGTGAAGTTTACGATTCAGAATCAATCTGATGCAGATAAATTACTGTTAGAATACGATCTGCCATTCATAGATGAAATAAGCGTATACGAAGTTGATAAGGATAAGAATGAAGTAACGGGCGTTCATACTTCAGGAGACAAGTATAATTTTAGCAATAGAGAGTATGATTATCAGAATTATATTTTTTCAATCGCTATAAAAAAAAATGAAATAAAGGATATCTATTTATTTATCAAAAGCGGAGAACAAATCGTACTGCCGATTATGCTTGGTTCAACAAAATCCATATTGCAGGCTAATCATACCAAAGATATTATCTTTGGCATATATAGCGGAATCATACTGGTTATGCTTTTTTATAATTTGTTTATATATAGTACACTTAAAGATTCTATTTATCTGAAGTATGTAGTCTATATTACAGGTATTGGCATGGCGCAGGCATCCTTGATGGGGTATTCGTTCCAGTATTTATGGCCTGAATCTCCGTTGATGGCAAATCAAAGTGTGTATTTATTTTCCTGTCTGGCAAGTATCGGTGCATTGGAATTTGTAAAACCTTTTTTGCAGATAAAAAAACATGCTCCTTTATTATATAAAATATCTTTTCTGTTTACTTTTGCTTATATACTCACGGCCATTTTATCTTTAACCGGGTATTTCAATATCAGCTATTTTTTAGTTCTGACAAATGCTGCATGGATATGTATATATATGCTTCTTGTTGGCATTGTCATATTGAAAAAGCGCTATAAACCTGCACTGTTCTTTTTAATAGCATGGTCTCCAATGTTAATTGGAATAATCATTTCTGTGTTAAAAGACATTAACCTGTTACCTGCAAATAATTTTACCAATTATACAATGCCCGCCGGCTCTGCATTAGAAGTTATTCTTTTATCATTTGCTTTAGCTGATAGAATAAATATATTAAAAAAAGAAAAAGAAGCATCTCAGGCAAAGGTTCTCGATGCCCTATTGCAGAATGAATTAATAATCAAAAATCAGAATGCGTTATTAGAAAAAAAAGTAGAAGAGCGTACGAAAGAATTAATAGAAACCAATCAGGAATTGTCTGCTACAATTGCAGATTTGAAACAAACGCAAACGCAACTTGTAAGTTCTGAAAAAATGGCTTCTCTCGGTCAATTAACAGCTGGTATAGCGCATCAAATAAATAACCCGATTAATTTTGTTGTATCTAATGTCAAGCCATTAAAAAAAGACATCGAAGATATTTATGAATTGATACAGAAATATGACAATATAGATCCAGTATCGAGTTTCCAGAATAAAATAACAGAGATCAATTCTTTTAAAGATGAAATTGATTATGCTTATCTGAAAAAGGAAATCGGAAGTTTGCTGAAAGGCATTGAAGATGGAGCAGAGCGGACGGCCGATATAATACAGGGCTTAACCGTATTCTCCAGAACAGATGAAAATATTCTAAAGCGTGCAGACATAACCGAAGGGATTAACTCCAGTGTAACACTTCTTAATACACAATTTTCAGAAAGCGGTATCGAGCTTATCAAAAACATTGAACCGCTTCCGCTGATAGAATGTTTCCCCGGTAAATTGAACCAGGTATTTATGAACATTTTAAATAATGCTGTTTTTTCTATTAAAGAACATAAGGAACGTAAAGAAAACGGACAGCTTATTATTACGGCGCATGCCGATAATTATACTGTTTATATAAGCTTTAAAGACAATGGTATGGGTATGCCAGACTATGTAAAAGCAAAAGTTTTTGAACCATTTTATTCAACGAAAGAAGCGGGCAAAGGTGCGGGCTTAGGAATGTCTATTGCTTTATCGATTATTAAAGATCATATGGGAAGCATTAAATTTCATACCGAATATGGTAAGGGAAGTGAATTTATTGTTACGCTTCCTATAAATTATACTAAATAG